One Rubripirellula reticaptiva genomic region harbors:
- a CDS encoding aminotransferase class I/II-fold pyridoxal phosphate-dependent enzyme yields the protein MTDTRENDPNKFNDTPNIDAPAIDMPITDPVPEPFAVKFASRVERLPPYMFGRINNLLYQKRRAGDDVIDMGMGNPSDPPEQVVIDKLMTAATDPTNHGYSKSNGIANLRREVTKKYERKYGVTLDPEHEVISCLGSKEGFSHMCLALMGPGDTAMIPSPYFPVHMYGVILASGNVVSLDVADPDLFLRNVAYTCEHMAPRPKILIVNYPHNPSSAVIEPDFFVEVVRLAKRYGFLVIHDFAYADVAFDGYKPPSFLSAKGAKDVGVEFTTMSKGYNMAGWRVGFCAGNADMIRGLGTIKGYYDYGMFQAIQIAAIVALRDTEEAVEKQSLIYQGRRDALVSGLRRLGWTVNPPKAGMFVWAEIPEPWKSAMSTMDFAMKLLEEGNVAVSPGSGFGQGGEGFLRMSLVENEQRLRQAVRQISKCLSSPPAIVKA from the coding sequence ATGACCGATACCCGCGAAAACGATCCTAATAAGTTCAACGACACGCCCAATATCGACGCGCCTGCCATCGATATGCCGATCACCGATCCGGTGCCGGAGCCGTTTGCGGTCAAGTTCGCCTCGCGGGTCGAGCGTCTGCCGCCTTATATGTTTGGGCGGATCAACAATCTGCTGTACCAAAAGCGTCGGGCGGGTGATGACGTTATCGACATGGGGATGGGCAATCCGTCGGATCCACCCGAACAAGTCGTTATCGACAAATTGATGACCGCGGCGACGGATCCGACCAATCATGGATACAGCAAATCGAACGGCATCGCCAATTTGCGCCGTGAAGTCACCAAGAAGTACGAACGCAAGTATGGCGTGACGCTGGATCCCGAACACGAAGTGATTTCATGTTTGGGCAGCAAAGAAGGTTTCTCGCATATGTGCTTGGCTCTAATGGGGCCTGGCGATACGGCGATGATTCCGTCGCCGTATTTTCCAGTGCACATGTATGGAGTTATTTTGGCGTCTGGCAATGTCGTGTCGCTTGACGTTGCCGACCCAGATTTGTTCCTGCGCAATGTCGCTTACACGTGCGAGCACATGGCGCCGCGACCTAAGATCTTGATCGTTAACTACCCTCACAACCCATCATCGGCAGTCATCGAACCTGACTTTTTTGTCGAAGTTGTTCGATTGGCAAAACGTTATGGGTTCTTGGTCATTCATGACTTTGCTTACGCCGATGTTGCCTTCGACGGATACAAGCCGCCAAGCTTCTTGTCGGCCAAGGGCGCCAAGGATGTTGGGGTGGAATTCACGACGATGAGCAAGGGCTACAACATGGCCGGATGGCGAGTCGGTTTTTGTGCCGGCAACGCCGACATGATTCGTGGCCTGGGAACGATCAAAGGCTATTACGACTATGGCATGTTTCAGGCGATCCAGATTGCTGCGATCGTGGCACTGCGAGACACCGAAGAAGCGGTTGAAAAGCAAAGTCTGATCTACCAAGGTCGCCGCGATGCGCTGGTCAGCGGGCTGCGTCGATTAGGTTGGACGGTGAACCCGCCTAAGGCCGGCATGTTCGTGTGGGCCGAGATTCCGGAGCCTTGGAAGAGTGCGATGTCGACGATGGACTTTGCGATGAAGTTACTGGAAGAAGGCAACGTCGCCGTCAGCCCCGGCAGCGGTTTCGGTCAGGGTGGCGAAGGCTTCCTGCGAATGTCGCTGGTCGAGAATGAGCAACGCTTGCGTCAAGCGGTTCGTCAAATCTCGAAGTGCTTGTCGTCACCCCCGGCGATTGTCAAAGCTTAA
- a CDS encoding MFS transporter, with amino-acid sequence MRASCADATAWGGMVGFGETYLVAFALAIGISELTAGLMGSLPLLCGGVLQLVSPRLIRTLGSHKRWVVLCSSIQALVFVPLVIAALRGSISGTSLMLIASIYWGAGLAGGPAWNTWIGTVVPPPIRSRYFAFRTRSSQAAVFAGFLAGGFGLQWASQSEQLLTAYAIVFGLAGACRVVSVAMLVIKSEPTPIPANMRSIPLLSACRHLLNEGSGRLLLYLAAVQVAAQIAGPYLTPFMFQKLGHSYTQYVTLISMTFLAKVVTLPMWGHVAHRIGPHRLLWIGGIGIVPMSAAWIVSDAMPWLIAIQVGAGVVWAAYELAFFLMFFDAIAVEERTSLLTMYNLINTIAFVVGALIGGSILWILETSYVGYLVIFGVSTVARGGTLFLLARVPKIETRNDDIEVRTVSVRLNSASLDAPVIASLPGEDEHEGSR; translated from the coding sequence TTGCGTGCAAGCTGCGCCGACGCAACGGCTTGGGGTGGCATGGTCGGCTTCGGTGAAACGTATCTGGTTGCCTTTGCGCTGGCGATTGGGATTAGCGAACTGACCGCCGGGCTGATGGGAAGTTTGCCATTGCTGTGCGGGGGTGTGCTGCAACTCGTTTCGCCACGTTTGATTCGAACCCTCGGGTCGCACAAACGTTGGGTCGTGCTTTGCTCGTCGATCCAGGCCTTGGTGTTTGTGCCGCTTGTCATCGCGGCGCTGCGAGGTTCGATCAGCGGAACGTCGCTGATGTTGATCGCCAGCATTTACTGGGGCGCGGGACTTGCCGGTGGTCCTGCGTGGAACACTTGGATTGGTACCGTCGTTCCGCCACCGATTCGGTCTCGCTACTTTGCGTTTCGCACGCGGTCGTCACAAGCCGCGGTGTTTGCTGGTTTTTTGGCGGGCGGATTTGGACTGCAGTGGGCGAGCCAGAGCGAACAGCTATTGACGGCCTATGCGATTGTTTTTGGGCTGGCGGGGGCGTGCCGAGTCGTGTCGGTAGCGATGCTCGTAATCAAAAGCGAGCCGACGCCGATTCCGGCGAACATGCGATCAATCCCATTGCTTAGCGCGTGTCGACATCTCTTGAACGAGGGCAGTGGGCGGTTGCTGTTGTACCTAGCCGCAGTTCAAGTCGCCGCGCAGATCGCTGGGCCATATCTTACGCCGTTCATGTTCCAGAAACTTGGTCATAGCTACACACAGTACGTCACACTGATTTCGATGACGTTCTTGGCCAAGGTGGTGACATTGCCGATGTGGGGCCATGTGGCACACCGGATCGGTCCCCACAGGTTGTTATGGATCGGCGGCATCGGTATCGTTCCGATGTCGGCGGCCTGGATTGTCTCGGATGCAATGCCTTGGTTGATCGCCATTCAAGTGGGCGCCGGAGTCGTCTGGGCAGCCTACGAGCTTGCGTTCTTTTTGATGTTTTTCGACGCCATCGCAGTCGAAGAACGGACAAGCTTGTTGACGATGTACAACTTGATCAACACGATCGCGTTTGTCGTCGGCGCGCTGATTGGCGGCAGCATTCTTTGGATTTTGGAAACCAGTTACGTTGGCTACCTTGTGATCTTCGGCGTTTCGACGGTGGCTCGGGGCGGGACGTTGTTCCTGCTCGCGCGAGTGCCAAAGATTGAAACCAGGAACGACGACATCGAAGTTCGAACCGTCTCGGTTCGTCTCAACAGCGCTTCGCTGGATGCACCCGTGATCGCAAGTTTGCCAGGTGAAGACGAGCACGAGGGATCTCGGTAG
- a CDS encoding S41 family peptidase, with the protein MDLVARLNNLSRCRNRLSLPASAVILIQSFLATGTATAQEFPATDSRSPGNLTSQVASPVAITEAAPIPVDGEQSAIVKGRELEANRMWGEAIRHYEKASRDYPESTSLYQRMVISRLHHDVNRRYQDQSYLASIREMSTAQTLDVYSEILANLQTHYVEDVDWARVQVHGTAALEVALSEEKFVDRLLANADPARVENFRQTIHHKLQGRSTATRFDLRASAAFVAAEAEAELGLSGTAVVLEFLSGAVSTLDPYTRLLSPMQLDEMFSNIEGNFVGLGLELKAKADCLQILSVIEKGPAEEMGIRGGEKIIAVDGVRTDEEEPGYVADLLRGPEHSYAAVTIVGVDGNERTINVQRRRVEVPCVENVHFVDPVNRVGYLRLTNFQKTTTRDVERALWDLQRQKMRSLIIDVRGNPGGLLSAAVEVADRFMSDGRILTTRGRNVRENFDYAAHRPNTWNVPLAVLIDGDSASASEIFAGAIADSGRGVIVGETSYGKGSVQGIFRMQSAKFGLCLTTAKFYSPSGRAISHNGVVPTVPVPATRIAARPDDEGRLTLDAEDAVLQKAAEQLSGRNMISRLP; encoded by the coding sequence ATGGATCTTGTCGCTCGCCTAAACAACCTGTCGCGTTGTCGCAACCGCCTATCATTGCCTGCTTCGGCGGTCATTCTTATTCAGTCCTTCCTTGCGACGGGCACAGCAACAGCACAAGAATTCCCAGCGACGGATTCCCGATCGCCAGGCAATCTCACCAGCCAGGTCGCTAGCCCGGTTGCGATCACCGAAGCTGCGCCGATCCCGGTCGACGGCGAACAATCCGCCATCGTCAAAGGTCGCGAACTGGAAGCCAACCGCATGTGGGGCGAAGCCATTCGCCACTACGAAAAAGCGTCTCGCGACTACCCCGAAAGTACGTCGCTGTATCAACGGATGGTGATCAGCCGTTTGCACCACGACGTGAACCGTCGCTACCAAGATCAAAGCTACCTAGCGTCGATCCGGGAAATGAGCACGGCACAAACGTTGGACGTGTACTCGGAAATCTTGGCAAACCTTCAAACGCACTACGTGGAAGACGTCGACTGGGCACGTGTCCAAGTTCACGGCACTGCGGCGCTTGAGGTTGCGTTATCGGAAGAAAAGTTTGTCGATCGCTTGTTGGCCAACGCCGACCCGGCCCGCGTCGAGAACTTTCGTCAAACCATTCACCACAAATTGCAAGGTCGCAGTACAGCAACGCGATTCGACTTGCGAGCCAGCGCGGCATTCGTCGCCGCCGAGGCCGAAGCCGAACTTGGTCTGTCTGGCACCGCAGTCGTGTTGGAATTCCTAAGCGGTGCAGTTTCGACGCTTGACCCCTATACCCGATTGCTTTCGCCCATGCAGTTGGACGAAATGTTTTCGAATATCGAGGGCAACTTTGTCGGCCTTGGACTTGAACTGAAAGCAAAGGCGGATTGTCTACAGATTCTGTCGGTGATCGAAAAAGGCCCTGCCGAAGAAATGGGCATCCGAGGCGGCGAGAAAATTATCGCGGTTGATGGTGTTCGAACGGATGAGGAAGAACCTGGTTATGTTGCCGACTTGCTGCGAGGCCCCGAGCACAGCTACGCTGCGGTTACGATCGTTGGCGTCGATGGGAACGAACGAACCATCAACGTCCAGCGTCGCCGCGTCGAAGTACCGTGCGTCGAAAACGTTCACTTCGTTGATCCGGTTAACCGAGTCGGATACCTTCGACTGACTAACTTTCAAAAGACCACCACTCGCGATGTCGAACGTGCTCTGTGGGATCTGCAACGACAAAAGATGCGTTCACTGATCATCGATGTTCGCGGCAACCCGGGCGGATTGCTGTCGGCGGCAGTCGAAGTTGCTGACCGCTTCATGAGCGATGGTCGTATTCTGACCACTCGCGGTCGAAACGTTCGCGAAAACTTTGACTACGCGGCTCACCGCCCCAACACGTGGAACGTTCCGCTTGCCGTCTTGATCGACGGTGACAGTGCCAGTGCAAGCGAAATCTTCGCCGGTGCGATCGCCGACAGTGGTCGCGGTGTGATTGTCGGCGAAACCAGTTACGGCAAAGGCAGCGTGCAAGGGATTTTCCGGATGCAATCCGCGAAATTTGGCTTGTGCCTGACAACGGCAAAGTTTTACTCGCCAAGCGGCCGGGCGATCAGCCACAACGGCGTCGTCCCGACCGTGCCAGTTCCAGCGACTCGTATCGCTGCTCGTCCAGACGACGAAGGTCGACTGACACTCGACGCCGAAGACGCAGTTCTGCAGAAAGCGGCCGAGCAACTGAGCGGCCGCAACATGATCAGCCGACTGCCGTAA
- a CDS encoding peptidylprolyl isomerase, with translation MPLQTARTRKFMTQSIRPLCRCFPALTLAAVLGATLTSSAIAQETAPSRSNVVAVVNADPITRKTLSDQSIQRYGTEVIDNMINRHLIMQACQHNGIEVSKQEVTDEIRRLSAKFGLSMESYLQLLKEERNIDPNQYSREIIWPMLALRRLVADQVEVTQEEFNRSFVAQYGEAAKCRLIMCDNEAKANKLHAQAAADPDKFASLAKQFSEDEASASVGGLIPPIRRHSGDTRLEEVAFGLKDGEVSQVLQLGDQWILLQAVRRIPASSPSPQALPAIREQITDRIRDEKMRSAATELFSKLQQEANVIKVLGNEELEQQYPGAGAIINGEQITLALVGEECIKRHGEEVLEGEINRKLLTQALRQMNKQVTDADLHAEISRAAVSYGIVNPDGTPDTEAWMEQVLSTGEVTRGVYMADSVWPSVALTKLVEDDMVLTDADMKEGFEAAYGPRVEVLACVLSDQRSAQKIWEMARDNPTDDFFGRLASQYSVEPVSSGNMGKVPPIRKHGGQPSVEKEAFALKAGELSGIIATGGKYIILRCQGFTEPVVTDPAAVQGELVRDLTERKMRRLMAERIEDLREKAEIDNFLAASKETPRVAEARQ, from the coding sequence ATGCCACTGCAAACCGCCCGCACGCGAAAATTCATGACCCAATCCATCCGCCCGCTCTGTCGTTGTTTTCCAGCGCTCACGCTGGCCGCCGTTTTGGGCGCCACGCTGACATCGTCGGCGATCGCACAAGAAACGGCACCGAGTCGCAGCAATGTGGTGGCGGTCGTCAACGCAGACCCAATCACTCGCAAGACGCTGTCGGATCAATCGATCCAGCGTTACGGCACCGAAGTGATCGACAACATGATCAACCGGCACCTGATCATGCAAGCTTGTCAGCACAATGGCATCGAGGTCAGCAAGCAAGAAGTGACCGACGAAATCCGTCGCTTGTCGGCTAAGTTTGGTCTGTCGATGGAAAGCTATCTGCAACTTCTAAAAGAAGAACGCAATATCGATCCCAACCAATACAGCCGCGAAATCATTTGGCCGATGTTGGCACTTCGTCGCTTGGTGGCCGATCAAGTCGAAGTCACTCAAGAAGAATTCAACCGATCGTTTGTGGCCCAGTATGGTGAAGCCGCCAAGTGTCGCTTGATCATGTGTGACAACGAAGCGAAAGCCAATAAGCTGCACGCCCAAGCCGCAGCCGATCCGGACAAGTTCGCCAGTTTGGCAAAGCAGTTCAGCGAAGACGAAGCCAGCGCAAGCGTTGGTGGCTTGATCCCGCCAATCCGACGCCACAGCGGTGACACACGATTGGAAGAAGTCGCGTTCGGTCTGAAGGACGGCGAAGTTTCGCAAGTCTTGCAGTTGGGCGATCAATGGATCCTGTTGCAAGCGGTTCGACGTATTCCCGCTAGCTCGCCAAGTCCGCAGGCTTTGCCGGCGATCCGCGAACAAATCACTGACCGTATCCGCGACGAGAAAATGCGTTCGGCGGCAACGGAACTGTTTTCCAAGTTGCAACAAGAAGCCAACGTCATCAAGGTGCTTGGCAACGAGGAACTTGAACAACAATACCCTGGTGCCGGCGCGATTATTAACGGCGAACAAATCACGTTGGCTTTGGTCGGCGAAGAATGCATCAAACGCCATGGCGAAGAAGTCTTGGAAGGCGAAATCAATCGCAAATTGTTGACACAAGCACTGCGTCAAATGAACAAACAGGTCACCGATGCTGACCTGCACGCTGAGATTTCGCGTGCCGCAGTTAGTTATGGGATCGTCAATCCCGATGGGACGCCCGATACCGAAGCGTGGATGGAACAAGTTTTGTCGACTGGCGAGGTGACTCGTGGTGTCTACATGGCTGATTCGGTTTGGCCAAGCGTCGCGCTGACGAAGTTGGTCGAAGATGACATGGTGTTGACCGATGCCGATATGAAAGAAGGCTTCGAAGCTGCCTACGGACCTCGCGTCGAAGTGTTGGCGTGTGTTCTGTCGGATCAACGCAGTGCCCAAAAAATCTGGGAAATGGCTCGCGACAACCCAACCGACGATTTCTTTGGCCGTTTGGCTTCACAGTACAGCGTCGAACCTGTTTCGTCGGGCAACATGGGCAAGGTTCCACCGATTCGAAAGCACGGCGGTCAACCGTCGGTCGAAAAGGAAGCGTTCGCTCTGAAGGCTGGCGAACTTAGCGGAATCATCGCAACCGGCGGCAAGTACATCATCTTGCGTTGCCAAGGGTTCACCGAGCCTGTCGTGACCGATCCTGCGGCCGTTCAAGGTGAACTGGTTCGCGACCTGACCGAACGGAAAATGCGTCGCCTGATGGCGGAACGCATCGAAGACCTTCGGGAAAAGGCTGAAATTGACAATTTCCTTGCCGCGTCCAAGGAAACGCCTCGGGTCGCTGAAGCTCGGCAATAA